In Chitinophagaceae bacterium, the DNA window TACGTACGATTTTGGCAACCAGATCTGCTTCGGTCACCACTTTGTTGCCAACATACACAACACCCCTCATCTCACAAAGTCCACGTCGGATGGGACTCAACAATTCGAGTCTGAGAATCATGGTATCTCCGGGAACCACTTTATTTTTAAACCGGGCGTTGTCTATTTTAAGAAAATAGGTGTCCCAATGTTCAGGATCTTCCACTGTATTCAGCACAAGTATGCCACCGGTTTGCGCCATGGCTTCAATTTGTAAAACTCCCGGCATTACCGGATTACCCGGAAAATGTCCCTGGAAGAAATTTTCGTTGAAGGTGACATTTTTTACGCCGACTACATGTTGGTCGCTGATCTCAATGATTTTATCAATGAGCAGGAACGGATATTTATGCGGTAACGATCGCTCTATTTTCCGGATATCATAAATAGGCGGAAGGTTAGGATCGTAGACAGGAATATCTTTCATGGCTTTTGATTCCTTGATAAAGCTTTTGATTTTTTTTGCAAATGCAATATTTGTAGAATGTCCCGGCCTTGTTGCAAGAATTCTTGCTTTGATTGGTGTACCAATCAGTGCCAGGTCGCCCACTACATCGAGTAATTTATGGCGCGCAGGTTCATTGTTGAAACGAAGCGCTACATTGTTAAGGTAACCTTCTTCCACTTCAATGTCTTCGCGGTTAAAAAGGCCTGCCAGTTTTTTTAGCCTGGCATCTTCAATCTTATGATCAACAATCACCAATGCATTATCCAGTGAACCTCCACGGATGAGGTTATTGTCAACCAATGATTCTATCTCATGCAGAAAGCAAAAGGTACGCGCTTCTGCAATTTCTTTTTTGAACTGACTGATATGATCCACCATCGCATGCTGCGGTCCGAGCACAGGAGAGTTATAATCAATCATCACTGTCAGTTGGTATTCATCAGCAGGAATAGCAACCATTTCCACATTCTTTTGTTCGTCGCGGAAGCTGATGTTTTTAGGAAGACAGAAATATTCTTTTCTGAAATTGGTTTGTTCTTCGACTCCTGCATCCAGGATCGCTTCAACGAACATGAGCGAACTGCCATCCATGATGGGAACTTCCTGCGCATCGAGTTCAATGAGCGCATTGTCAACTTCCGTTCCTACAAGTGCGGCAAGCAAATGCTCAACGGTGCTCACTTTCACTCCATGTTGCATTAACGTGGTGCCACGTGCTACCTCCACTACCAGGTCAACATCAGCCTTCACGGTAGGTTCGCCTTCCACATCCATCCGTTTAAAAATATACCCGTGATTGCCTGGCGCAGGCCGCACCGTAAGATTTACACTTTGTCCTGTATGTACACCAACTCCTGAAAGAGTGAATGATTTGCTTAATGTCTGTTGAAATACTCCCATGATTTTTCCCTTCGAAGAGATACTTTGGTTATTATTGATTGGTCATTGGTCATTAGCCATTAGTCATTGGCCACACACAACTGACAATTCACTACTCACTACTCACTACTTTTCTCTCCAACTCCAACACTCTCTTCTCCAATTCCGGTAAGTTACGAAAAATGGATTGTGACCGGAGTGAGGCAGTGTATTCAAAAGCCGGAGCGCCATTCCATGCTTTGTTTTTTTCTTTGATTGATTTGGAAATGCCACTCTGTGCATTGATC includes these proteins:
- a CDS encoding bifunctional UDP-3-O-[3-hydroxymyristoyl] N-acetylglucosamine deacetylase/3-hydroxyacyl-ACP dehydratase yields the protein MGVFQQTLSKSFTLSGVGVHTGQSVNLTVRPAPGNHGYIFKRMDVEGEPTVKADVDLVVEVARGTTLMQHGVKVSTVEHLLAALVGTEVDNALIELDAQEVPIMDGSSLMFVEAILDAGVEEQTNFRKEYFCLPKNISFRDEQKNVEMVAIPADEYQLTVMIDYNSPVLGPQHAMVDHISQFKKEIAEARTFCFLHEIESLVDNNLIRGGSLDNALVIVDHKIEDARLKKLAGLFNREDIEVEEGYLNNVALRFNNEPARHKLLDVVGDLALIGTPIKARILATRPGHSTNIAFAKKIKSFIKESKAMKDIPVYDPNLPPIYDIRKIERSLPHKYPFLLIDKIIEISDQHVVGVKNVTFNENFFQGHFPGNPVMPGVLQIEAMAQTGGILVLNTVEDPEHWDTYFLKIDNARFKNKVVPGDTMILRLELLSPIRRGLCEMRGVVYVGNKVVTEADLVAKIVRKELQVS